Genomic window (Gelria sp. Kuro-4):
CAATGCCGGGTTGTCGGGATCGGGGATGATGTCGCAACGGCAGAGGGAGTTGACGATACGGCACTGGCCGAAGGTTCCATTGGGCGCATAGAGCAGGACGGTGTTGAAGAAGAACTTGGGACCGACGCGGGCGGTACAAAGGACGTTGCCTAACGCGTCTCTGATCGTGAGATCGAAGACCAGGCGCTGTCGTACAGTGACGTCGGCGAAACCCCTGGCGTCCGGCGGACCGATGTTGATGACCTCGCAGCGGGTTTCGGGAAGGCCGGTGGCCGGGTCGATATCAAAAACAAAGCTGCACTGGACTGTTGCACCGGCCGGCAGCGGGTTGGGGCAGGTGGCAGGAACAGGCTCTTCCTCGACGATAACGTCCTCTTTAATGCACTGGTCGTAGACCTTTAAGACCTCAATGCAGTCTATTACAGATGTTGCAAGTTCGCAAGTTACGCCATCCGGCATATATGCTCCTCCTTTTCCTGAGCAGGGCTTTAATCCCTTTGCTCCTCTCGAGCTGATGTATTATATGAAGACGCCCCTCAAACGGTTAATAATTAAGAGTGAGAATCCCTTTTTTCTTGGAAGGCATGACAGGCATGACGGCCGGCGCTTCCTCTTAGTCCCAGCCCGGCTGACTTTTCCGTGCGAAGGACGTCCGCTCCGAGCAGCAGGCGCCATCAGGCCAGACGCCCGTCTCTACCCGCCCTACGCTTTTGCCGGCGCCGGAATTGCAACTTATAATACTGCTTAGAGTTGTGATGTATAAGGAGGGAACCAGGTGAAAAGGAAGGAAGGAACTGCTACGCTCCTGGCCGCTTCAACCCTTGTCCTCAGCCTAACCATCTCCACCCCGGCCCTGGCAACAAGCAGTTACGGAACGCAGCAATGGTATCTGAACTACCTGCAGCAGTACTCGAGCGGCCGATTCAGGCCTGCACAGCCCACCCCGGCCCAGCCGCCGGCCCCCACCGACCCGGATGCAACCTCCCCGGGTGAGCCCGCAGAACCGGCCGCACCAGCTCCACCGTCCACCCCTCCGGCGACGTCCCCCACTGCACCGGTTTACTCCAGTCCCACCGCCGGTCAGTCGGTCAACGACTGGTACCTGAACTACCTCCGGCAGTACCAGTACACCAGACCTTATGTTCCCGCGCCCACGCAGCCGGGTACCTCAAACCCGCCCGGTCAACCTTCCGCTCCTTCCGATCCGGCGCCAAACGACCCAGATGTTCCTACTTACCTTACGCCGGAGGAGCAGGAGCTCCTGCAGTATATCAACGGGGAGCGGGCCGCGAACGGCGTGGGAGTAGTAACGGTTGATCCCGAGCTGGTGCGCGTAGCCCGGTTGAGGGCCGAGAAGCTGGTAGAGCTGGGCGGCATCCAGCACAACATTCCCGGCTACGGCACGGCCGGTAAGCAGCTTACCGGAGAGGGCTACAAATACGCCTATCTGGGAGAAGACCTCGCAGCCGCCGGCAGCGTTTACCAGGCGCACAAGCAGCTTGTCAAGAGCAGCCCCCACCGGGAGATCATGTTGGAACCCAAGTTCACGAAGGTCGGCATCGCCGTTGCCCGCTGGAAGAATCGGCCCGGCGTTGTGGTTGTAGAGATCTTTGTGCAGCCTCTATAAGACCGGCATTCTTTCAGAATGAAGTGAGCGAGGCCCTGCACGTTAACCAACCTCTGCTCGTTCGTGAAAAGACCTCGCGTCTGGAGCGCGAGGTCTTTTGATCAGCCTGCGAAGCCCGCTCACGTAGGATTCGGCACGTGACGGCCGCCCCGGAACTTGCACCCCTGACCGGTACCGGAAAGCAAAATCCGGCATAGTATGGTAGTGGACCTTTAGCCGGCCGGCCAGGCTCTACATCTGCTCTTCTTTGCGCCTAACAATGCACGAGCCCGGGCCGGCACCGCGAAAAAACGCTGAAGCCGGAAAGTCCCTTGGAATAGTAAAGGGGGAATCACAGTGACTGACAAAGTTGCCCAGCCGTTCGTACCCGAGGAAGTTCGGGAATACTTTCTGCAATTCGATCTGACACCCGAGGCGATAGCCAGCCTCTATAACCACCCAGAAGCGCCGTGGCCGCCCAGTAAGGAGCCTCCACCCTCCACACCCGCTCCCGGAGGTTGAGGGAAGTTGGCATAACCGGCTGGCAGCCGGCAGCAAGACCGGAGGTCAGTTCTCTGAAGGAGGGATTCGTATTGGCCGGTAGCGCTGCCCCGTCGTCTGTACCGCAGCAGGTTCTGCAATACTTCCTGCAATTCGGTTTCACGGCTGCGGCTGTGACCAAACTCTACACCCAAGACTCTTGGTCGGAGAACAGCTTTACACCCACTACCACAGTTGTGACGTGCTGAGGTAAGTGGGATTAGCCGGCCGGCGGCGGGCAAAAAGACCCCGGGGCATCAGTTTCCCCGGGGTTGTCGTTTAGTCCGGCCCCCGGCCGGATTCATCCCCTCAGCCTCGTCCCGGCATGCGCCATACATATGGTGGAATGGTCTCGGCGCCGCGCAGGACACGCGGCATCCGCGGCATTGATCCTGACGCCCGCAGTGGCGGCGGCGGGTAGTCCGGGCTCGCTCTCTGTGCCCGGTGAAGCTCTGGGGCTATGTTCTCCGCCGCAGGAACAAGATCCTTGTCAACAAAGGGGCTTCGTTCATCAGCTGGACCAAGGCCTGCATCTGTTTCCTCCGGAACTTGGTAAGGCCGAGGTGGAAGACTCACTTTCTCCGCGGCCGCTGTGTCCGCCGCTGGAAGCGCCGTTTTCTCCTGTTCCTCCCGCCTTAGGATGAAGATCTCAATGTCGCCTCGTATTACGACCTCGTATCTTCTGCTCGCAAACACAGCTCCCGTCTTCGCTTTTGGCGCCCCCGCCCGCTCTTCGGCCAGTCCCGTCTCCGTCACCATACAGGTAAGATTTTCGGAAAACCTGGCCTGAAGCCCCCCCTCCGCCCTTGTTGCGGTTGCTTCTTCACTGGGCGCGAGGCCGATTTCCTGGACGAAGTTCCGGTACACGCTGGTCAGTTGGTACTCGCCCGGAGTCTTCGCTTTCTCATAGCAGGCAACTAGCTCAAGCCTGCCGAACGCCAAGACTTTACCCTTGGCGACAGGGTGGAGATAGATCCGGCTTGGTTCGACTTCACAGGTGACAAGTCTCCCTTCGCCGGCGCTGGGAAGTTGATGGACACAATCGAACGGTTCTCGCCTCAATATTTGCGGCTTGGTCGGCAACTTTCACCCTCCTTTCCCCTCACTCAATTTCTTGGGTTTTTACATTAATACTATGCACGCGGAACGTATACGTGCCAGTACATCCGGTGCGAGGGGCCGACGGCTGCGCCGGCGCGGCGAATGCTCATGGGGCCGGCGGCGTCCATGCGGAAAAGCACATCCTCGGGCTGTGGGAGGGCGTCACGGAAAACAAGGTCGTTGCCTGGGAGCCGGGTAGGATCGTCGGCGACGATTCGTAGACATCAGCTACCTACCAATGTTGCTGCTCTGGACGATGAGCTGCCAATCCCCAGGGGCTAGGTGAGCCTCTATTCTGGTGGAGGGCGGTCAGTCGCCTAAGGAAATGCCCAAGGCCCGGGCGGTTTTCACCAGTTGGCCCTCCGGCGGAACGCTGCGGGTACCGCGAACGGCCAGATTCAAGGGTACGGCTTCGATGTCTTGTCCCTTAAGGCAAACCATTAATCCATGCTGTCCCGACATAGCTAGTTCAGCGGCCATGACGCCGTAGCGGGTGGCGAGGACCCGGTCGAAAGCGGAAGGGGATCCGCCGCGCTGTAGATGACCCAAGACGAGGGCGCGGCACTCAATGCCGGTGGCGTTCTCAATTAGCCCGGCCAAGACAGGACCGATGCCCCCCAACCGGATTTTAGTGTGGGCGGTGGGTATTTGCTGACGAATAACATAGTTTCCTTCAGGATCTTTTACTCCCTCTGCAACTACGATGATGCTGAAGTGTTTGCCTTCGTGCTGCCGTTCCTTGATCTTAGCGATCACGCTGTCCAAGCGCCATGGTATCTCCGGAATGAGTATGACGTCGGCTCCACCGGCAATGCCGCTGACCAAGGCGATCCAACCGGCATCACGACCCATGAGCTCAAGGATCATCACCCGGTGATGCGATTCGGCAGTGGTGTGGAGCTTATCCAGTGCTTCGGTGGCCGTGGTTACGGCCGTATCAAAGCCGAAGGTTTGGTCCGTGGCTAAAAGGTCGTTGTCGATGGTCTTTGGGACCCCGATTACCCTGGCGCCTCTTTGGGCCAGCTCATAAGCAATGGCTAGGCTCCCGTCGCCGCCGATGGCGATGAGACAGTCGATGCCGTTTTTTTGTAAGTTCGCCACGGCCTGACCAGACATATCACGGTAGTCGATGCCTTTATCCGTTTGGACAGGAAAATGGAAGGGATTATCACGATTGTTGGAACCGAGAATGGTTCCGCCGCGGTGCAGGAGACCGGAGGTATAGTTGCTGCTAAGGACAACGCTTCGGTTTTCGATTAAGCCGGCATAGCCGTCTAGAAATCCGATCACTTCCCAGCCACGGCGTAAAGCACAGCGGGTGACTGCGCGAATCACGGCGTTAAGGCCGGGGGCATCGCCGCCGCCGGTTAGCACCCCTAAGCGTTCCATGATTTTCCCTCCTCCAATGCTTCGCTAAAGAATTAGACCGCGGACTGCTCGGGGTATGCGCTCGTATTAACCTCGAACACGCTGAAGCCGGGCGTCGACGGCCGCCACCTTTGCCCGTTCTTCAGCCCACCAGCCGGGGCTGCGCTGGGCATCCAGTTCTTCTACCGTTTTCCCTTGCTGCTCCACCCAGGTATAGTACTTAAGATTGAACCAGCGCTCACGATTGAAGCGCGTGCCTTCTTGAATGTAGTCGAGCTTAACCCCGCGGAAGATGCTGTGGAAGCGGGCCGCGGCCTGCTCGCGGTCGAGAGGCCCGAAGCGCCGGTTCAAGTCCGCCATTACGGAGCGGTAGCGGTCAATGGAATCAGTCAGGATGGTGACAACATTGGCGCTTCCCGGCAGGCGCCAGTACTTCGCGGCTTTGATCGCCCCGAGCACGTTGGCCACACCCGAGATTCCGAAGATGGTCGCCATCTCCCGCACGGCAGCTTCCCGAATCCCCGCCCGCGAAGTCAGGTACTCCATGCCTACGGGATCGGTGAGAAGCTGCAGCCCCAGCTTCGCCTCCATGTCGTCGATGCACACAAGGGCATCCATGTTGAGGACGTTGTGGATCCACGTGACGTGCTTGTCGCCGATGCCCTGGATATCGTGGTCGCCGTATCCGTTGCAGTAAAGAGTAGGGCACTGCACCGGCTCCAGGCCGACAATTTTGGTCTCGGGGAAAATTTCCTTTAACCGGTCGCCGGCAGCTATGGTTCCGGCCGAGCCCATCCCCGAAACAAAGGCCGCGCAGCGACCATCGCCCAGCCCCCGGGACTTAAGCGCCTGAACAAGCTCGGCAATTGTGCCGCCGGTGACGTAATAGTGAAAGCGGTAGTTGGCCATCACCTCGAACTGATTCAGCACGCGGATGTGCGGCTTTCGCGCCAGTTCCTTGCACTTTTCGTAAATCTCCCGCACACTGGATTCGCAACCTGGAGTTTTTATGTACCGGCCGCCATAGCGTTCGATAAGGGCAAAACGTTCCCGGCTCATGTTCTCGGGTAAGATGACTACGGCATCGTAACCCATGCGCCCCGCCACCCATACGCCGCCGATGCCGTAGTTCCCGGTGGAAGGATAGACCAGCGTGTCTCGCCCCGGCCAGATGCTCCCCGCCAGCTGGTTCTCCATAGTCACTGCGTAAGTGGCCCCCACCTTGTGCGAGCCGGTAGGAAAATCACGTCCATAAAGGACGACGATATTGGCCTCGATACCTGTAAGCTCTTGCGGAAGCACGAAGCAACAGGGCGTGCCGTCGGGTTACCGCCAGGTGATGTTGTAGAGGTTCACCGGGTCGAGCGGCGCCGCCTCCCTGGCCGTAAGCGCCCGCTCCCTGACCTGAGGGGCGATCCTTTCCGGGTGAAGCATCTCTTCATATGTCGGGCCCCAGATAAGCTGCTGCATGTTCTTACAGACCTCCTCCCTTGAGAAAGATTATATCATTTGCCTTTTGTTTGAGGCGACACGCGCGGAAGCTTCTTCACCTCCAGCTTTTCCACTTCCAGGCGGGCACCCCCTGGCGCTTTGCCATCCCTACCGCTCCACAGCAACGGCCGGCGAGCCTTGCACGGCAGTCAAGAGCCGTTTCAGCCGTGCAAACGCTGCCGGCCGGATGCTACCAGGAAATCTCCCGGTGGGTAACGTCCAGCAGGAACGCGCGCGAGTCCACGCCGAAGTAATCCTTCAAGCCGTCCTGAAAGTCCCTAAGGACCGCCTCGGCTGCACCGTCCTCCAGGTCACCAAGCACCTCGGAGATTAAGATGATGTTCCTCGTTTCCCGCCCGATCAGCCCGGTACGCGCCTGGCGCCAGACAAAGTGGCGCGTTAGAATGGTACTCCCATCGGCATAAGCCACCTCGCCGGAAGGCACCTCTTCCGGTTCGGACGCGTCTAAAGCCAGAAACCAGTCACCCTGCCGGGTGAGCCGCAACTCAAGCGGTCCCTGCAAAGCGGCCAGATCAAAGCCTCCCGCCGGAACCATATGGCTAAGAGAGACGGCGTTATAGAAG
Coding sequences:
- a CDS encoding CAP domain-containing protein, coding for MKRKEGTATLLAASTLVLSLTISTPALATSSYGTQQWYLNYLQQYSSGRFRPAQPTPAQPPAPTDPDATSPGEPAEPAAPAPPSTPPATSPTAPVYSSPTAGQSVNDWYLNYLRQYQYTRPYVPAPTQPGTSNPPGQPSAPSDPAPNDPDVPTYLTPEEQELLQYINGERAANGVGVVTVDPELVRVARLRAEKLVELGGIQHNIPGYGTAGKQLTGEGYKYAYLGEDLAAAGSVYQAHKQLVKSSPHREIMLEPKFTKVGIAVARWKNRPGVVVVEIFVQPL
- a CDS encoding 6-phosphofructokinase → MERLGVLTGGGDAPGLNAVIRAVTRCALRRGWEVIGFLDGYAGLIENRSVVLSSNYTSGLLHRGGTILGSNNRDNPFHFPVQTDKGIDYRDMSGQAVANLQKNGIDCLIAIGGDGSLAIAYELAQRGARVIGVPKTIDNDLLATDQTFGFDTAVTTATEALDKLHTTAESHHRVMILELMGRDAGWIALVSGIAGGADVILIPEIPWRLDSVIAKIKERQHEGKHFSIIVVAEGVKDPEGNYVIRQQIPTAHTKIRLGGIGPVLAGLIENATGIECRALVLGHLQRGGSPSAFDRVLATRYGVMAAELAMSGQHGLMVCLKGQDIEAVPLNLAVRGTRSVPPEGQLVKTARALGISLGD
- a CDS encoding PLP-dependent cysteine synthase family protein, whose protein sequence is MLPQELTGIEANIVVLYGRDFPTGSHKVGATYAVTMENQLAGSIWPGRDTLVYPSTGNYGIGGVWVAGRMGYDAVVILPENMSRERFALIERYGGRYIKTPGCESSVREIYEKCKELARKPHIRVLNQFEVMANYRFHYYVTGGTIAELVQALKSRGLGDGRCAAFVSGMGSAGTIAAGDRLKEIFPETKIVGLEPVQCPTLYCNGYGDHDIQGIGDKHVTWIHNVLNMDALVCIDDMEAKLGLQLLTDPVGMEYLTSRAGIREAAVREMATIFGISGVANVLGAIKAAKYWRLPGSANVVTILTDSIDRYRSVMADLNRRFGPLDREQAAARFHSIFRGVKLDYIQEGTRFNRERWFNLKYYTWVEQQGKTVEELDAQRSPGWWAEERAKVAAVDARLQRVRG
- a CDS encoding B3/4 domain-containing protein, producing MKFIIQPRIFDFFPGIKVVAVVAQGVNNHEERAEVNSRWEATWAAAQQAAVYGNAQSHPRVRPWRERFRALGIPVKQYPSSIEAILRRALKGGGPFRINPLVDFYNAVSLSHMVPAGGFDLAALQGPLELRLTRQGDWFLALDASEPEEVPSGEVAYADGSTILTRHFVWRQARTGLIGRETRNIILISEVLGDLEDGAAEAVLRDFQDGLKDYFGVDSRAFLLDVTHREISW